DNA sequence from the Terriglobales bacterium genome:
CGGGGCAACGCGAGATCGTCGTCAGCAAATCGATTGCTAAGCGGTTTCGCGATGCCGCGATTGGGGACGAGCTCTTTTTTGGTAAGGGCAAGTGGAAGGTAGTTGGCGTGTTCGACGCCGGCGAGACGGCTGCGAGTTCGGAGATATGGGCGGATGTGAACCAGATGGGGTCCGATTTTGAACGCAGTGCCGCTTTCTCGTCCGTACTCGTACACGCCACAGATTCGATTGCAGCGCAGTCGCTGAAGAATCGAATGAACGACGACCAGCGTTTGCGGCTCGATGCATTCATGGAGCCGGACTACTATGGCGAACAAACGAAGTCGGGCAAACCGATTCAATTTGTAGGAACGATCGTCGCCTTTGTTATGGCGATTGGATCGTGTTTCGCAGCCATGAACACGATGTACGCCGCGGTTGCGTACCGTAGCCGCGAGATCGCGACGCTGCGAATCGTCGGCTTTTCGCGGCCCAGCATCATCACTTCGTTCGTGATCGAATCGGTCCTTTTAGCCTTGATAGGAGCGGCGCTGGGTTTGATCCTGATGTTGCCCTTTAACGGCCTCACGACTGGAACGGCAAATTCGCTGACCTTCAGTGAAACTGTCTTTAGCGTTCGAATCACCTTCGCGGTGCTAATGACCGCAATCGCATTTGCCGTGACCATGGGATTGTTCGGCGGAATTGCTCCTGCCTGGCACGCATCGCGGGGAGAGATCCTTGCAGCATTGAGAGACTAGAAAACCGATGGCGCTCGAGACAAAATACGGCGATCTGCACAGCTTGCGGATCGACCGCACACAAAAGGAACCCGACGATCCGAAGTGGTCGAAGCGATTCATCGTCGCCGGCGTTGGCGCGATCGTTTTGCTGGGAATTGTCGCGCTGGCCGTGCGCCTGTTTTCGT
Encoded proteins:
- a CDS encoding ABC transporter permease, translating into MAIPITYNIRNLRLRLGATMMTALGIALTVAVAVFIMALLAGLKKAFVSSGDPLNVLVLRKGSQAELQSGIDREAYGAIRYLPGIAKDKSGEPLTSGEVVVVIVIPRNDNTGETNVTVRGMSSTGFELRPKIQLIEGRWFNAGQREIVVSKSIAKRFRDAAIGDELFFGKGKWKVVGVFDAGETAASSEIWADVNQMGSDFERSAAFSSVLVHATDSIAAQSLKNRMNDDQRLRLDAFMEPDYYGEQTKSGKPIQFVGTIVAFVMAIGSCFAAMNTMYAAVAYRSREIATLRIVGFSRPSIITSFVIESVLLALIGAALGLILMLPFNGLTTGTANSLTFSETVFSVRITFAVLMTAIAFAVTMGLFGGIAPAWHASRGEILAALRD